TTTAAAGCTCCGATGATAGCAAAAATAGCAGCGGCTGCAGGGATGAGGAGCAGGAATAAGAGCTCTGCACCTTCCCGGGCGGCGCCAAACAGAGTAGGCAGGGCGCCGGTAGTAGGCGTGAACCGGTCAATGTGCACCAGTGACTTTGCTTCAGTATTGCGGTAAATTGTCCGGCTCAAGAGCCAGGGCACTACGACCAAAGGCAAGAACACGGCGATAACAATGACCGGGAAGACTTTGATCCCTGCGGCAGTCATGGCCAGCATTCCCAGCATAAAAGTGGAAAATGACTGCTGGGACTGAATCATGGTGGCAATGGCTATTTTTTGTTCGTCCTTGGTAGCTTTAGCCCTTTTTAAAGTAGGGCCGGTAATACGCCCAGCGGCGTTGATGTCACCGAGGATATTATAAACTGCAGGAATAACTACCGTGGGGTTGATGCCCATTAACTTGGTGATAGGGGTGAAGATTCTGATCAGTGCATCGGTAAAACCAAGTCTTTCCAGGATCCTCCCGGTGACTACGCTGAGGATGATGGTTACACCTAGAGTGCCGGTAATGTAAACGTTCACAATTACGGGTACGGTGCGCTCAACCATGGCGTTAAAAATACCGGCTATGAAACCAGGGTTAACTAAAAGACCAAAAATTGAAAGTGCCACCATAATAAGTCCCACAAGTTCAATCCGGGAAACTGCTTTTTTGCCTTGGGTCAGTTCTCTTTCCAGTGTTGACATAATTTTTACCTCCTTGATTTATTTTTAAGATGTTTTTTCAACCAAATACTTTGTTGCTATTTCAGCTGCATAGCGTTTGATATTCGGGTTTCCCGCCTGGGCGACCGGTATGGCGGTAACCCTTTCCCTGAATAACACTACCTCAACCTCCGGCAGAAGCATCTGTACCGCTGCCGCTAAAGGCAAGCCGTTTTCAAAAATTTCCACCGCATGGGAATTTCCAACGATGAAATTTAAACCCAATTCTTTTGCTTTGGCCACCAGGGCGCTGTCGGGGCGGACCCTGCTGATGCTGGCAAGTACAGTATCGACTTCCGGGAATTCACCGACTGCCTTTTCTAAGTGGGCAGGGCTGAAACCGGTATGGGGAAAAATATGCAGGATGTTTTTAACGGGGGAATCAGGGCTGCCGTTTAAGATTTTTGGCCCGGTAGCCACCACGGTTTCTTCCATGGCCCAGCTGTCCCGCAGTTCTTTCTCCCGCTCCAGCATTTTTTCTTCCGTGGCTTTGTCCATGAGCAGGTTTAACCTGCTGACGATGTCGCCGGCTGTCTTGATTTCTTCCAGGGCTTGTCCTACAAAGAGGATATTGCCTGGGAGCCCGGCATAAGCAATGTCCACATGGAGGGTCCTATGCCCGTGCAGGTATGGAATACCGGGGTGCAAACCGTGAAATGCCTCGTGCAATTCGATGACAGCAATGTTGTATAAGGAAAGATAATATTTTAAAGGTACCCCTCCGGAATTGGCCGCATCGGCAATCGGGTGATGGGCGATTATGACATCCACGCCGGTGGCTCCCGCCAATTCAATGGCTGATTCCGTAAGGGTCATTGTTACGGCTAGTTTCTTGACCTGAGCTTGGGGGTTGCCAAAAACTAGGCCGGGAAACTCCATGACACTTTTGCCGGGAATATTGGAAGATTTCATCACCACGAAAGGATGGCTGGCTGCAGCTACTTGATCCATGCTGGTCACTACACGACCGCCGGTGATGTGGTTAAGCGCTTCGAGTACGTCGTTAACGAGTGTTGTCAATGGTATAACCTCCTACAAATAGTGATAAAGGGAGCAAAAGTAAAAACTAATCACCTCCATGCTGTTAGCAAGATTATATTCAGCCAGTAACATTTGGCCTGCCGCGAGATCCCGGGCTTTCGCGACCGTCAAATCGGCTGACAAAAAAACCGCAGGCTTAAAACACCTAATAGACCTTTAATAAGGCTAGGTGTTTTAAACCTGCGGTTTTAAGGCTCTCCAAAGGAGTTCCGTCTACCAGCAGCGGTTTAGTCGATCAGCCCTGTGCCTGCTCCAGGCAGAGGACCGGAAGACGCTATATTAAATTATTCCGCGTCATCTTCCAAAACAATAATCGTACCGGCAATTTCGGTAAAAGGATCATAGTCCTTTAAAACCAGCTTGACAGGCAAGGATAATTGTGCCTCAATTTGCTTATGCAGTTCCTCTTTGTACAAATCTAGCAGGGCCATATCCATAACCCGTGTAAGCTGCCGCTGGGTTGTATCCAGCGATTGGAGGGCAGGCACCCTTTGGTGCTCTGCTAAAATCACGATTTTCCTACCGATAATGTCTACCCGCTGGCGTTTGACCCCAGTCTTGAATAATTCCTGGTTGATGTTATTGTAGATTTTCATAACCTGCTGTTTTAATGCCCCTATATCCATAGGTCACCTCACAGGCTATTTGCTAAGCTGTTACTTCGACATAAAGTTAAAAACTCCTGCTTTTTTTACATCGGGATTTTTTTTTAGCATTCTCAGGTTAGTAAAATTAATAGGCAGTAAAATTAATTTTAAAGTTCACACAAAACTTGACTATACCCTACGGGGGTAGTAAAATGGTTTATGATAGGTAACATTCACTTGGGAAAAGAGGTGAAAAGGATGTTTACCAAGCACTGGATGTTGAGAGAAACTGCCCATTGCAAAGAGGGTTGCTGAATTTGGTCCCGCGGCCGGACGGTAAATGGCCGTATCAGGAGGGGCTTCCTTTAATTGGAAGCCCCTCCTGCGTCGTCAGTCCTTACTCGTTGGTCGTTAGCGGTCACCAGTCACCATTTCCTAGTCCCTAGTCACCGGTGCTGTAGCCTGAAATTCAGCCACGTAACTGATGACTGGAGACTAGTGACTCGGCCAAAGGTCGTTGCCAGGGACTGGTGACTTTATGGTTGCCAAAACTAACGAGTAAGGACTGACGATTCGACCTAAGTCCGTTAATAAACAGACTTAGGTCGATACGCCGGTTCCACCCCGGTAGCCTCGGCCACAATTGGATCAAGGGCTATTAAATCTTCCTTGTTCACTCGGTGCAATGAAGTCTTGCCTAAGGCTATAATTCCTTCCTGGATCTCCGCTGTACAGGAATTGATAAATCGGGCCAGGCTCTTAGCGCCTTCTTCAACGTTAAATTTATGCTGCACTTTGCCGTCGTACCAGGCTACTTGGGTGGGAGGCTCGAAAGGCAGCGCCTTTAAAACCTGAGTGTGGGCGGTGGCAAACAAAGCCATAGTACCGATATATACGGCATCGGCTCCCAAGGCGATTGCCTTCAAAAAATCTCCCGGCGTATTCAGCTTGCCCGCAGCGATGAGGCTGACTCTGTCTTTTACATCTGACTCTGCCAAGAACTTTCCGGCCCGGGCAATGGTAAACACGGTGGGAAGACCGAAGTCATCCTGCAGGATAGGAGGCGAACCTTTGGTGGCAGCTTCAGCTCCTTCCACTGCAATGAAGTCCACTCCGCTTTCTACAGCCAGATCCAGGTCATGCTCAAGGTTCTTGCCTGCCCCCATTTTTACTCCAATGGGCACTCCCTCAGTGATTTCCCGCAGTTCATTCACCAGTTGCCGCAGTTTTTTGGGGCTATTAATGCCTGGTTGGCGGGAATGAACTACCGCATCTTCACCAGGTGCAACCTGAAACTGCGCCCGTAACCTTTTGTCCAAAAGGTTGGCGCTAAGGGTATGAGCAACACCCCCGATAGCCCCTTGGCCTATTTGGATTTCGATGGCATCGGCCTGTTTTAAGATTTCTATGGACTTGCTCCAGTGGCCGCGGTTATACTGCAGGATTAAATATTTTGCTGCCTTCCGTTCTTTAGGAAGAAAGGGACCTTCGCCGGTGTTGGTGGCTGTGCCTGCCATTGCAGCTCCTTTGGCCAAGGCGATTTTAAATTTTTCGCTTAAAGCATAGCCGTAAGCCATTCCAGAGACTATGATCGGGGTTTTTAATAACATAGGTTTGGCTGCCTTTTTGCCGATTATTACCGAAGTGTCGATGGGGACATCACCGGGCGTGGGCAGCTTAGCCAGTTGGGCGAAAGTAAACATCAGGCTGTCCAGCGAAGGAAATTTTCTGGGGGTACCCAGGGGGCGGTTAACAACTTTGCCTTCTTCTGCCCGCATGTTGGCTTCGACAATGGTTTGGGGCCCTACCCTGGTGGTAGCAGAAATGAATTCCCAGATATTTTCGTTGTAAAGATCGGTCATAATGGTATGTATAGCGCTGCGGCTGAACTTTTCTATTGTTTTTCGTCCCAGATATTTTAGCCCCAGTCCCCCCAGCGCGGCAGCAGCTATACCTATCCCAAGGCCAAGGGACCCCGGTATTAAACGAGGAGGTTTGGATTTGGTGAACATCTAACCATTCCTCTCTATTCCGAAAAAAAGAATATACTTTCCTACTCGTAATAAAAAAATTCTAATTTAGTATGCCACAGGAACTGATAAAAATTCCCGCGACATTTTTACTGCCGAAAATTCAACCTGCAGTAGATTTAGAGCAAAAACAGGGGGGAAAAAGCTAGTGAAAAAATTAACTTGTGTAAACGAAAGGGAATAGTAAGATCTTGTCGAATATTGTAAAAAAACTTAATAAAAAGGCTTTGCTAAGAATTTTTTATTACTCCGGTTTCCGATGTTGATTTTTGCTGTTGCTATTCAATTCTTTTTAAAATTTAGCTCAAATTTTTAGCTAAAATTAAATAGATACCATTGTAAATTTTTAAAATATTTGATATATAATTATAGTTAGAAAGATGTGGATGAACGGTGGCGGGAGAGACCCTGACAAGGGGCGCCGAAGGAGCAACCCATTAGCTGCTAACTTATGGGGAAACTCTCAGGCAAAAGTACCGTCATCGGACACAGCCTCTGGAGAGGTCCTGCTGCGGGCAAGACGCCAGTAGGACACCAACGGGGAAACTCCGGCATTTTCCGGAGTAATCTCTCAGGTAAAAGGACAGGGGAAAGTAGCACAGGTTAAGGGAGAACTTCAAATTAGTGAAGGAATCCAAAACTAAAATTTGTGCTATTTTCTCTTGTCCTTTTCTTTTTCTTTACCATTTCTGGTAAGATATTCTTGGTTGAAGAGAAAATAGGCACCGGTTTGGGGGCGATAAATAATTAAATGATAGTAGGGTAGAATTTTGCTTAGAGACATATTTTTCACATGAAGAAATGTGTCCTCTGACTGATTAGTGTAAATTTAGGAGGTGTTTATGGATGACCGAACTGAAAAAAACCCCTTTAAATGAAGTTCACCGGGCCCTTGGCGCCAAGATGGTGGATTTCGGTGGTTGGGATATGCCGGTCCAGTACAGCGGCATTTTAGAAGAGCACAAGGCCGTCCGGACTAAAGCCGGTTTATTCGATGTGAGCCACATGGGTGAAATCAGGGTAAAAGGACCTGATGCTTTAAAGTTGGTACAAAAGCTGATTACAAATGATGCCAGCAAACTAAGCATTAACCAGATTCAATATGCTGTTTTCTGTTTGCCCAGCGGCGGCACTGTAGATGACCTGCTGGTCTATAAAGTGGCAGATGACGAATACTTGTTGGTTGTAAATGCTTCAAACACCGACAAGGATTACGCTTGGGTTGCCCAACACAAAGATGGTTATAATGTGGAAATTGTAAACGAATCAGCAGATACAGCCCAAATTGCCATTCAAGGACCTTATGCCGAGCAGATTTTACAGGGCTTGACCTCTACCGATCTGTCTGCCATTAAAAATTACTGGTTTACATACGGGCAGGTAGATGGGGTGGATTGTCTCATTTCCAGAACCGGTTACACCGGCGAGGATGGGTTTGAGATTTACTGTCCGCCTGATAAAGCAGTCCAGCTTTGGAATAAGATGCTCTCAGCAGGAGGAGATAATATCTTGCCCTGTGGTTTAGGGGCCAGGGATACGCTG
This region of Zhaonella formicivorans genomic DNA includes:
- a CDS encoding Nif3-like dinuclear metal center hexameric protein is translated as MPLTTLVNDVLEALNHITGGRVVTSMDQVAAASHPFVVMKSSNIPGKSVMEFPGLVFGNPQAQVKKLAVTMTLTESAIELAGATGVDVIIAHHPIADAANSGGVPLKYYLSLYNIAVIELHEAFHGLHPGIPYLHGHRTLHVDIAYAGLPGNILFVGQALEEIKTAGDIVSRLNLLMDKATEEKMLEREKELRDSWAMEETVVATGPKILNGSPDSPVKNILHIFPHTGFSPAHLEKAVGEFPEVDTVLASISRVRPDSALVAKAKELGLNFIVGNSHAVEIFENGLPLAAAVQMLLPEVEVVLFRERVTAIPVAQAGNPNIKRYAAEIATKYLVEKTS
- a CDS encoding FMN-binding glutamate synthase family protein; translated protein: MFTKSKPPRLIPGSLGLGIGIAAAALGGLGLKYLGRKTIEKFSRSAIHTIMTDLYNENIWEFISATTRVGPQTIVEANMRAEEGKVVNRPLGTPRKFPSLDSLMFTFAQLAKLPTPGDVPIDTSVIIGKKAAKPMLLKTPIIVSGMAYGYALSEKFKIALAKGAAMAGTATNTGEGPFLPKERKAAKYLILQYNRGHWSKSIEILKQADAIEIQIGQGAIGGVAHTLSANLLDKRLRAQFQVAPGEDAVVHSRQPGINSPKKLRQLVNELREITEGVPIGVKMGAGKNLEHDLDLAVESGVDFIAVEGAEAATKGSPPILQDDFGLPTVFTIARAGKFLAESDVKDRVSLIAAGKLNTPGDFLKAIALGADAVYIGTMALFATAHTQVLKALPFEPPTQVAWYDGKVQHKFNVEEGAKSLARFINSCTAEIQEGIIALGKTSLHRVNKEDLIALDPIVAEATGVEPAYRPKSVY
- the gcvT gene encoding glycine cleavage system aminomethyltransferase GcvT; its protein translation is MTELKKTPLNEVHRALGAKMVDFGGWDMPVQYSGILEEHKAVRTKAGLFDVSHMGEIRVKGPDALKLVQKLITNDASKLSINQIQYAVFCLPSGGTVDDLLVYKVADDEYLLVVNASNTDKDYAWVAQHKDGYNVEIVNESADTAQIAIQGPYAEQILQGLTSTDLSAIKNYWFTYGQVDGVDCLISRTGYTGEDGFEIYCPPDKAVQLWNKMLSAGGDNILPCGLGARDTLRFEAKMPLYGHELGEDVTPLEAGLGRFVVLEKEDFIGKDALVAQKAAGIPRKVVGFEMIERGIARAGYPVKKDGQQIGHVTTGSFSPTLEKNLGLAILDTKYAEIGETITVEIRNKDVKAQIVRTPFYKREAK
- a CDS encoding Na-translocating system protein MpsC family protein, which produces MDIGALKQQVMKIYNNINQELFKTGVKRQRVDIIGRKIVILAEHQRVPALQSLDTTQRQLTRVMDMALLDLYKEELHKQIEAQLSLPVKLVLKDYDPFTEIAGTIIVLEDDAE